CGCATCGAGGGTCCGGCGGTCAACTGGGACTCGCATCCGCAGCGCCGCTGGCGCAACTTCGGCCCGGGCAGGGGCGACTGGCTCACGCGCAGCACCGCCGACGGCCATCGCATCAGCTTCGGGCTGGGCACACTGCCGTGGCAGCGCGAGCCGCATGGCATCGGCTGGATCACGCTGGCGCTGCTGCTCGCCCTGATCGCGATCGCGTACGCCTATGTGCGCAGGCTCCTGCGGCCGCTGGACGACATCCGCGACGGCGCCGAGCGCTTCGGCCGCGGCGCCTTCGACCAGCCGATCCCGCTGCGCCGGCGCGACGAGCTGGGCGACCTGGCGCAGCGCATCAACACCATGGCCCACGACATCCAGGGGATGCTGGACGCCAAGCGCGCGTTGCTGCTCGCGCTGAGCCACGAGCTGCGCTCGCCGCTCACGCGAGCGCGCCTGAATGCCGAGCTGCTGCCGGCCACGCCCGAGGGCGAGACCGAGCGCGCCGCGCTCCTGCGCGACCTGGCCGAGATGCGCGACCTGATCAGCGACCTGCTCGAGAGCGAGCGCCTCGCGAGCCCGCATGTGGCGCTGCAGCGCGAGCCGGTCGACCTGGCGGCGCTGGTGCACGATGTGGTGGCCGAGCATCCCGAGGGCGGCCGCGTCGTGCTCGACATCGCCGAAGGCCTGCCGGCGGTGGCGGTGGACCGCCTGCGCATCCGCGTGCTGGTGCGCAACCTGCTCGAGAACGCGTTGCGCTACGGCGTCGACGCGTCCCAGCCGCCGCGCATCGCGCTGCGCGCTGCGGGGCAGGGCGGCATCGCGCTGGAGGTGCGCGACTTCGGCCCCGGCGTCGATGCCGCGCAGCTGGAGCACCTGACCGAGCCCTTCTACCGCACCGACAGTGCACGCCAGCGCGCCACCGGCGGGGTCGGGCTGGGCATGTACCTCTGCCGCCTGGTGGCCGAGGCGCATGGCGGCACGCTCACGGTGCGCAACGCCCAGCCGGGCCTGGCGGTCAGCGCCGTGCTGCCCGGCGCTTGAACGAACTCGATCCCTGTCGCCTGTGCTACCGGCGTGCCTTCCGGGCGGGGCTACGATCCTTCCCCCGTACACCCAGGCAGGAGACAAACCCATGAGCAGCACCCTCAGCAATCGCCAGGTCCGCCTCGCCAAGCGCCCCGAAGGCGCGGCCACACGCGACAACTGGCAGTTCACCACCGAGCCGGTCGGCGAACCGGCCGAGGGCGGCGTCCTGGTCAAGACCCTGTCGCTCTCGCTCGATCCCGCCATGCGCGGCTGGATGAACGAGGGCAAGAGCTACATCCCGCCGGTCGAAATCGGCGCCGTCATGCGCGCCGGCGGCGTCGGCCGCGTGATCGCCTCGCGCAACCCGGCCTTCGCGGTTGGCGACACGGTGTACGGCACGCTGGGCGTGCAGGAATACATCCTGATCCCGCAGGAAGAGGTCAAGCGCGCTGGGCTCACCAAGATCGACCTGCGCGCCGGCTCCATCACGCAATGGCTCAACGTCCTGGGCATGCCGGGCATGACCGGCTACTTCGGCCTGATGGACATCGGCCAGCCGAAGCCCGGCGAGACGGTCGTGGTCTCGGGCGCCGCCGGCGCCGTTGGCCAGACGGTGGGCCAGCTCGCGAAGATCAAGGGCTGCCGTGCGGTCGGCATCGCCGGCGGCCCGGAGAAATGCGACTGGGTGGTCAAGGAGCTCGGCTTCGACGCCTGCATCGACTACAAGGCCGGTCCCTCCGCCGTGCGCGACGGCCTGAAGGCGCACTGCCCCAAGGGCATCGACATCTACTTCGACAACGTCGGCGGCGAGATCCTCGATGCCGCGCTGGCCCGGCTGGCGCGCGGCGCACGCATCATCATCTGCGGCGCCATCAGCCAGTACAACAACGCCAACAGCGCTCCGGCGCAGGGTCCGAAGAACTACCTGAGCCTCCTGGTGAACCGCGCGCGCATGCAGGGCATGGTGGTGTTCGACTATGCCGACCGCTACCACGTTGCCGTGGCCGAGCTGGCGACCTATCTGAAGGACGGCCGCATGAAGAGCCGCGAGGATGTGGTCGAGGGCATCGACACCTTCCCTGAGGCGCTCGCGCGGCTGTTCACGGGGCAGAACTTCGGCAAGCTGGTGTTGCAGGTGGCGAAGGACTGATCGAAAGCGGGTGTCGGGTCATCGAGCCCGTACCCGCGACCCCATCACCGCCGCCGACAGGATCAGGAACGCCGCCAGCGCAATGGTCCAGCTCAGCGGCCGCTGCGTGACCACCATCAGCAGCGCCGTCGAGGCCAGCGGCGTGATGTAGCTCAGGATGCCGATCTGCCGCGCGTCGCCGCGCTTGAGCGCCATGTCCCAGAGAAAGAAGGCCGCGCCCAGCGGGCCCAGGCCGCACAGCGCGACCAGCAGCCAGTCGCGCGCTGACAGCGACGCCTGCGGTTCCAGCAGTGCATGGCAGACGAGCGCGAGCACACCCGATACCAGGCCGAACAAACCGATGGCCGCGGTCGGGAAGGCGGCCACGCGCTTCGTCCACAGCGAATAGCTGGCCCAGATGAAGGCCGAGCCCAGTGCGGGCAGGAAGCCCCAGTACGAGGCAACCGTAGTCGCCGGCCCGGCGTTGCGCGCGCCGAGGATCGCGATCGCGGCGCCCGCGAAGCCCAGCAGTGCTGCCACCAGATGCAGCGGGCGCAGCGACAGCCCCGGCAGCAGCGCCGGCGCCAGCACGACCATGAAGAGCGGCCACAGGTAGTTCACCAGGTTCGCCTCGACGGGCGGTGCGTGGCGCAGCGCAATGAAGAGCAGGAAGTGGAAGCCGAACAGGCCGTAGATGCCCAGCGCGAGCGTGCGCGCCGGCACGGCCCAGGCCTGGCGGTTGCGCAGCACCACCGGCCAGCTCATCACGCTGCCGATCATCAGCGCGAGCCCGGTCAGGAGAAAGGGGGGCAGGTGGGAGAGCGATGTGCCCAGCGAGGCGAGCGTGCCCCAGAGGGCGATGGCGGCGAGGGCGTACAGCGTGGCGGCGGACATGCGCCCGAGCTTAAGCGGCGCGCTCGTCGCGCAACGACGGCGCATCGTCGGGGAACGACGGTCTTCAGTTCCTTCGAAGGGCCGCGGTGAGTGCTGACGGCGAGCGGTAGCCGGTGCGGCGGGCCGCCTCGGCGACGCTCATGCCGCCCATGCGCAACTGCCTGGCTTGCAACAGCCGCTGGCTTCGCAGCCATTGCATGGCCCCCATGCCCTGCTCGTCGCGGCAGCGCTGGGCGAACTGGCTGGGGCTCAGGCACGCGACCGCCGCGAGGTCGGCGACGCTCAAGGGCTGGTGCCAGCGCGCTTGTGCCCACGCGGCAAGTGCCGGCCAGTCGATAGCGCGCCGGCGGCCGTTCGGAACCTGAGGCCCCCAGGCCTCCAGCAGCAGCGCCGGTGCGTGATGCAGCGCGGCCGCGGGTGGCGAAGCCTGCGTCACGCACAGCGCGAGAAAGCGCGCCAGCGACAGGAGCTGCGGCGCCATCGGCGTGCGTCCCGCGCACTGGGCCCACAGGTCCTGGGTGGTGTCGAGGACGAGGCATCGGCTGCCGGTGCGCGACTCGAAGTCGTGGCGCTCCCCGGGCGTCACCACCCAGCCCTCGCCCGCGCCGACGCGGCGGCCGCGCCCCTCGACCTCCAGTTCCAGCACGCCGTCCATTCCGACCAGCACCTGGAAGTGCTCATGCACATGGCTGCCGCGCGAGGCCCCGTAGCGCCGCAGCGAAAGGGCGTGCGAGGGCAATGGGGTGGTGTCGTGCGATGGCATGGGATGGCGCCGATTGTCCTCCCGCTCAGCCGGCCGAGCGCTGCAGCCGCATGGTGAGCGAGAAGCGGTCCGCCGGATGGAGGGTGACCGTGACGTCGATCGTGTCGCCCTCGGCGTCGAGGTAGCGGCGCACGACCTGCATGGCTGCCGAGCCCGTGTCCACGCCCAGCTGCCGCGCCATCGCCGCGGGCACTTCCACCGCCTGCAACTGCTGCACGATCTCGACCACGCGCCGGCCGTAGCGCTGCTCGATCAAGGTGCTGACCAGCGTCTCCGGCGAGTCGCGAACGAGTTCCACCAGCTCGGTGTAGGCCGGGTCCATGTACAGGTCGGTCCAGCAGATCGGGAGCCCGAGCTGCTCCTCGTCCATCCGCAGGCTGGAAATGCGCAGCCAGGCCGTTCCCTCCGCGCAGCCGAGCAGGCGCGCCAGGGCACCCTTGGCTTGCAGCGTCTCGACCTCGCGCACTACACGGACGTGCGTCGCACCGAACTGCACCACGTCCTCGACCGAGGCCAGCGATTGCTGGAAGCCGACCTGCGGCGTTGCCGATTCCACGCGCGTGCCGACGTTCTTGCGGCGTGACACCAGGCCCAGCTGCTGCAGCTCCTGCAGGGCGGCGCGCACGGTATGCCGGCTGGTCTTGTAGTGATCGCGCAGCTCCAGCTCTGTCGGCAGGAGCGTGCCGACGGGGTAGTGGCCCGAGGTGATGCCTTCCTTGAGGTGCAGGGCGATATCGGAAAAGCGGGGCTTGATCATCGTGAACGCGATTTTGAGGCTCAGGGTTAGTACTGACGCGAGAATATGTTCGGACATATTACATTCAATATGTCCGAACATATGAGTGCTCCCATGTCCTCCACCTCCATTCCGATGGCCAGCACGGTCGTCGATTCGATCCTGTTCCGCGACGCCTTCGGCACTGCGAAGATGCGCGCGCTGTTTTCCGACCGTGCCCTGATCCAGCGCTACATCGACGTCGAGGTCGCGCTGGCGAAGGCCGAAGCGCGCGTCGGCGTGATCCCGCGCGAGGCGGCCGAGACGATCGCGCGCGAATCCACCATCGCGCGCATCGACTTCGACCATATGCGCGAAGAGACCGACATCGTCGGCTACCCGATCCTGCCGCTCGTGCACCAGCTGGTGGCAATGTGCGGCGAGGCGGGGCGCTACGTGCACTGGGGCGCGACCACGCAGGACATCATGGACAGCGCGGTGGCGCTGCAGGTGCGCGACGCGCTCGACGGCATCGACGCCGATATCCGCGAGCTGCGCGCCATCCTGGCCGGCCTCGCGAAGAAATACCGCGACACGCCGATGGCCGGCCGCACCCACCTGCAGCAGGCCCTGCCCGTGACCTTCGGCTACAAGGCGGCGATCTGGCTGGCGATGTTCGATCGCCACCAGCAGCGCCTGGCCGAATTGCGCCCGCGCGTCGCGGTGGTCGAGTTCGCCGGTGCCGCGGGCACGCTGGCTTCGCTCGGCGATAAGGGCTTCGAGGTGCAGCAGGCGATGGCCGAGGAGCTCGGCCTGGGCGTGCCGGCCACCACCTGGCACGTGGCGCGCGACGGCTTCGCCGAGGCGGTGAACCTGCTGGCGCTGGTGACCGGCTCGCTCGGGAAGATTGCACTCGACATCATGATCATGGCGTCCACCGAATTCGCCGAGGTCTACGAGCCCTTCGTGAAAGGTCGCGGCGCGAGCAGCACGATGCCGCAGAAGCGCAACCCCATCTCCAGCGAGCTGATGCTGGCCGCGTCCAAGGCGGTGCGGCAGCACGCCGGCCTGATGGTCGACGCGATGGTGCAGGACTTCGAGCGCGCCACCGGACCCTGGCATGCCGAGTGGATCGCGATTCCCGAGAGCTTCATCCTCACGGCGGGCGCGCTGCACCAGGCCAAGTTCGCGCTGGGCGGCCTGATCGTCGATACCGAGCGCATGAAGCACAACCTGGGCATCAGCCGCGGCCTGATCGTGGCCGAGGCGGTGATGATGGGCCTGGCGCCGCACACCGGCCGCCAGCAGGCGCACGACCTGGTCTACGACGCCTGCCGCCGTGTCAACGAGCAGGGCGGCACGCTGGGCGAGGCGCTGGCCGCGCTGCCCGAAGTCACCCGGCACCTCGACCGCGCCGCGATCGACCGCCTGACCGACCCCGCCAACTATCTCGGCCTTGCGCCGCAGATGGTCGATCGTGCGCTCGCGCTTTCGGCGAAGGCGCAGCACTGAACTTCCCCGATCCCATTCTTCATTCCATTCCAGGAGACATGAGCATGCGTTTCATCAAGACCCTTCTTTGCACATTCGCGGCCGCCGCTGCCGTCGGTGCCGCGCAGGCCCAGGCCTACCCGACCAAGCCGATCACGTGGATCGTGCCCTTCGCCGCGGGCGGCCCCACCGATGCGCTCGCGCGCAGCATCGCCGAGCGCGTGGCGCGCGAGCTCGGCCAGCCGATCGTGATCGACAACTCGGCCGGAGCGGGCGGCACCATCGGTGCAGCCAAGGCTGCGCGCGCGACGCCGGACGGCTACACCATGCTGGTCGGCCACATGGGCTACATGGGCGCCGCGCCGGCCCTCTACAAGAAGCTCAGCTACGACCCGGTGAAGGACTTCGAGCCCGTCTTCCGCTTCCCCGACACGCCGCTGGTGCTGATGGTGCGCAAGGAGCATCCGGCAAAGGACATCCAGGGGCTGATCGACTTCGGCAAGAAGAACCCCGACAAGCTCTTCATCAGCAACGCCGGCGTGGGCTCCAGCTCCCACCTGATCGCCGCGCTGGTCGCGAGCGCCGCGAACATCAAGGTGACGCTGGTGCCGTACAAGGGCGCGGGCCCGGCCCTGGTGGACGTGATCGGTGGCCAGGTCGACGGCATCTTCGACCAGACCAACACCGCGCTGCCGCAGATCACCGAGTCCAAGGTGCGTGCGCTGGCCGTGACCTCGAAGGTGCGCTTGCCGCAACTGAAGGACGTGCCGACGATGGCCGAGACGGTGCTGCCCGGCTTCGAGGCCTCGACCTGGTACGGCATCTACGCGCCCAAGGGAACGCCCAAGGCGGCGCTCGAGAAGGTCCAGCAGGCCTACCTGAAGGCCATGACGGACAAGGCCTTCACCGACAAAATGGCGAGCCAGGCAATCCAGATGCTGCCGGCCGAGCAGTACACGGGCGCTGCGCTGGGCAAGCACACGGAGGCGGAAGTCGCGCGCTGGAAAGCGGTCGCGGCCAAGACCCACATCTCGCTGGACTGAAGCCCATGATCGCCATGCGCGTGGAGCCCGACGCCTTCGGGCCGGTCGAGATCCCGGCCGATCGCTACTGGGGGGCACAGACGCAGCGCGCGCTGGGCGTCTTCGAGATCGGCGAGGAGCGCTTCCCCGCCTGCCTGATCCGCGCCTTCGGCTTGCAGAAGATGGCGGCCGCGCGGGCCAACCTGCGCTGCGGCGCGCTCGATGCCGCGCTGGCGCAGAAGATCGTCGCCGCCGCCGAAGAGCTGCGCGCCGGTCGCTTCGACGACCACTTCCCGCTCAGCATCTGGCAAACGGGTTCGGGCACGCAGACCAACATGAATGCGAACGAGGTGATCGCGAACCGCGCCAACGAGCTGCTCGGCCAGCCGCTGGGCACGCGTGCGCCGGTGCACCCCAACGACCACGTCAACGCATCGCAATCGTCCAACGACAGCTTCCCGACCGTGATGCACCTCGCGGCGCAGCAGGAACTCGCGCAGCGCCTGCGACCTGCGCTGCTGCTGCTGCGCCAGCGGCTGGAGGAGCGCGCCGCCGCCTTCGCCGGGGTGCTGAAGATCGCGCGCACGCACCTGATGGATGCGGTGCCAATGACCATGGGCCAGGCCTTCGATGCCTTCGCCCGGCAGATCGACCACGGCATCGACCGCATCGACGGCACGCTGCCGCGCCTGTGCCTGCTGCCGCAGGGCGGCACCGCGGCCGGCACCGGGCTGAATGCGCCGCCGGGCTTCGATGCCGCCTTCTGCGAAGAGTTGAGTGCGTTGACCGGCACGGCCTTCGCGCCAAATCCCAGCAAGTTCGAAGGAATGGCGGCGCACGACACGCTGGTCGAGGTCTCGGGCGCACTCAACGTAGTGGCCACCTCGCTGGTCAAGATCGCCAACGACATCCGCCTGCTCGGCTCGGGGCCCCGGTGCGGACTGGGCGAACTGGTCATCCCGGATGACGGCCTGACCAGCTCGATCATGCCGGGCAAGCGCAATCCGACCATTGCCGAAGTGGTGGTGCAGGCGAGCCTGCAGGTGATGGGCAATCACGTCACCATCACCATGGCCGGCGCCTCCGGCAACTTCGAGCTCAACGTCGCCAAGCCGGTGCTGATCCACAACCTGCTGCAGTCGATCCGCGTGCTGGCCGACAGCGCGCGCGTGTTCGCCGAGCGGATGGTGAAGGACATTGAGGTCGACCGGCCGCGACTTGCGGCGCAGGTCGACAACGCGCTGCTGCTGGTCACCGCGCTCAATCCGGTGCTGGGCTACGACCGGGTCGCGCAGATCACGAAGACCGCCCTGGAGCGGAATACGAGCCCGCGGGATGCCGCCGTCGCCCTGGGCTTCCTGAGCGCCGCGGACTACGACCGCCTCGTCGACCCGAGGGCGATGGCGGGCTTGGCTGGCTAGAGCCTGAGGAGCAGGGCCGAGGCCGCGCACACCAGCAGGAAGGGGATGCTGATGCGATGGAATTCGCGCAGCCCGTGCTCCACCTTCGCCAGCCGCAGCGCGATCAGGTTGGCCAGCGATCCCAGCACGCAGCCGAAGCCGCCCACGCTGACGCCGGCGGCGAGCGCGGGCAGGTCGTGCACGTAGCGGTCGAGCAGGATGGTGGCCGGCACATTGCTGATGAACTGCGAGACGCCGATGGCGGCCAGGTAGGCGCGCCAGCCCTCGCCGATCGGCCATTGCTGCAGCAGCGCGGCGACGGTCGGCAGCTCGGCCAGCTGGCGCAGATCCACGAACATCAGCGCGATGATCGCGAGCAGCGCCCAGTCGATGCCCAGCAGCACGCGCGGGCGCAGCAGCAGGAAGGCGCCGAACACCAGCCCGAGCCCGGCGCCCAGCCAACCCTGGTCGAGCGCGATCACGAAGGCGATGAAGAGCAGGGCCGACAGCGCCAGCAGGCGCGGCTGCACGGGCGCGGCATCGCGCGCGGGCTTGAGCTGGATCTCCACGCGCGGCACCAGGAAGCGCACCGCGACGAAGAGCCAGAACAGCATCACGGCCACGGTCGGCGCCATCATGCCCATGAAGCCGAGGAAGCTCTCGCCCGAGCGGTGCCAGAGGTACAGGTTCTGGGGATTGCCGATCGGCGTGAGGGCAGAGCCTGCGTTGACGGCCAGCGCCTCCAGCACCACCAGCCGCGCCAGCGGCAGGTGGGCCTGCGCCGCCAGCACCCTTGTGAGCGGCACCAGCAGGAACAGGCTCACGTCGTTGGTGACCAGCGCAGAGAGCCCTGCGGCGGTCGCGACGAGGAAGAAGACCAGGTGGCGCAGTTCGGTGGTACGCGCGAGCAGTCGCGCGGCGACGGACTGCAGCATGCCGCTGCGCTCGACACCCTGCGTGATGGCCAGCAGGCCCGCCAGGGCGCCCAGCGTCTGCCAGTCGACCAGCTTCAGGTAGTCCAGCGGCGCGCGCGGGCGCACGACGGCGAAGACCACGGCCACCGCCAGCAGCACCCACAGAAGGCCGTGGCCGCCGCCGCCATGCTCGGCCGCGGTGTCCTCGGCTTCAGCGGGCGTCGCGCTCACGCAGCTCGCGCTTGAGCACCTTGCCGATTGCGCTGCGCGGGAGCTCGTCGACCAGGTGCAGGCGCGCGAGCCGCTGCGTCTTGCCGAGCTGGGCATTGGCCCATTGCAGCAGCGCCTCGCCCGGCGTTTCGTCGCCGGCACGGCGCACCACGAAGGCCACGGGCGTTTCCCCCCATTGCTCGGAGGGCATGCCGACCACGGCGGCCTCGGCCACTGCCGCGTGGCCGCGCAGCACGGCTTCAAGGTCGCTCGGGTAGATGTTGAAGCCGCCGCTGATGATCATGTCCTTCTTGCGATCGAAGAGGGTGAGGAAGCCCTCCTCGTCGAAGCGGCCGATGTCGCCGGTGCGGATGAAGCGCTTGCCCGCCGGATCGAACCACTCGGCCTCGCGCGTCTTCTCGGGCTGGCGGTGGTAGCCGACCATCATGCCGGCTGAATGGCCTACCACCTCGCCCGCCTCGCCGCGCGCGACCTCGCGGCCCGTTTCGTCGATCAGGCGGATGTCGCTGCCCTCCGCCGGCTGGCCGACGGTGTGCAGCTTGCCGGGGTGCAGGTGCGCTTCCAGGATGCAGGTGCCGCCGCCCTCGGTCATGCCGTAGAACTCGACCAGGCCGCCGGGCCAGCGCTTGAGCACGTCGGCCTTGAGTGCCGCGCCGAACGGCGCGCTCGTGCTGAACTTGAAGCGGAAGCTGGTGAGGTCGCAGGTGTCGAAGTCCGGATGCGCCATCAGGCGCTGGTACTGCACCGGCACCAGCATCGTGTGCGTCACGCGGTGCTGCTCGGCGAGCTTCAGGTAGCCGGCGGCATCGAACTTCGGCATCAACACCACGCTACCGCCGTAGGCCAGGGTCGGAAAGAAGACCACCAGGGTGGTGTTGGAGTACAGCGGCGTCGACAGCAGGGTCACGGTGTCTGGGCCGTAGCCGTACTTCGCGCCGCGCTGCACATGGGCCCAGCGCATGCCGTGGCCCTGCACGATGCCCTTGGGCTCGCCGGTGGTGCCCGAGGAATAGATGATGTTGAAGGGCGAGGACGGCTGCAGTTCGACCGCCTGCGGACGCGCTCCCGGCGGCGCCAGCCAGGCTTCGAAGGCCTGCCCGGCTGCGGAGCCGTCGAGCGCGATGCGAGGGGTGGCGTCCTTCGCCGCTGCGCCGATCACCTCGGCCGCCGCGGCATCGAGGAAGAGGATGTGCGCCTGCGCGTCCTCGATCATCCTTGCAAGGCTGGCGGGCGTGGAGCCGGGCGCCAGCGGCGCGACCGCGATGCCGGCGCGCAACGCGCCGAGGAACAGTGCCGCGTAGTGCGTGCTCGAGGCAGCGCAGATCGCGATGGCGTCTCCCGCGCGCAGGCCGTCGCGCTGCAGGCTCGCGGCCACGCGGTCCATCAGCGCATCGAGCGCGCCGTAGTCAAGCGTGCATTGGGAATCGGCGAGCGCGGTTCGGGACGGGGCTTCCTGCGCATGCAGGTGGATCAAATCGGCGATGACGCCGAACTCGCGTGCCATCGCGGCGTCGAGCGCGCTCATCGGCGGGCTTCCGTCAGACCCCGGCGGCGTGCGCCTGCTGATCGGCGTGGTAGCTGCTGCGCACCATTGCGCCGACCGCAGCATGGCTGAAGCCCATCCTGTAGGCCTCTTCCTCGAACATCTTGAAGGTGTCGGGATGCACGTAGCGGCGCACCGGCAGATGGCTGCTGCTGGGGGCGAGGTACTGGCCGATGGTCAGCATGTCGATGTCGTGCGCGCGCATGTCGCGCATGACCTGCAGGATCTCCTCGTCGCTCTCGCCGAGGCCCACCATGATGCCGCTCTTGGTCGGTACGGTCGGATGCAGCGCCTTGAACTTCTTCAGCAGGTTGAGGCTGAACTGGTAGTCGCTGCCCGGACGCGCTTCCTTGTAGAGGCGCGGCGCGGTCTCGAGGTTGTGGTTCATCACGTCCGGCGGCGCTGCCTTGAGGATCTCGAGCGCGCGGTCGTCGCGGCCGCGAAAGTCGGGCACCAGGATCTCGATCTGCGTCTGCGGCGAGAGCTCGCGGATGCTGCGGATGCAGTCCACGAAGTGCTGGCTGCCGCCGTCGCGCAGGTCGTCGCGGTCCACGCTGGTGATCACCACGTACTTGAGCCGCAGCTTCGCAATGGTCCTGGCGAGGTTGAGCGGCTCGTCCTTGTCCAGCGGGTCGGGCCGGCCGTGGCCCACGTCGCAGAAGGGGCAGCGCCGCGTGCACTTGTCGCCCATGATCATGAAGGTGGCCGTGCCCTTGCCGAAGCACTCGCCGATGTTCGGGCAGGAGGCCTCCTCGCAGACCGTGTGCAGATTGCTCTCGCGCAGGATCTGCTTGATCTCGTAGAAGCGCGTGGTGGGGCTGCCGGCCTTGACGCGGATCCACTCGGGCTTTTTGAGCACCTCGCCCTGCACCACCTTCACCGGTATGCGCGAGAGCTTGGCCGCGGCCTTCTGCTTGGCCAGCGGGTTGTAGGTGGCGGGGCCTTGGGCGTCGCGGACGACTTCGGGGGTGCTCATGGTGCGTGGGCGGGGTTCAGGGCGCGAGATGGATGGCGAGCTTGCTGGCCAGCACCTGCGCGGCTTCGACCCAGGTTGTTTGAACGCCGATTGTAGAAAGGTCGACCGTCTGCAGGCCTGCGTAGCCGCAAGGGTTGATGCGCGAGAAGGGTTCCAGGTCCATCGCGACGTTGAGCGCGACGCCGTGGTAGGTGCAGTGGCGGGTGATCTTGATGCCGAGGGCGGCGATCTTGCCCAAGCCCCGGAACGGATCGGCGGGATGCGCCGGGCCGGTCAGGGCCGCGTGCGAGAAGGGGTCGTCGAGTCGCACGTAGATGCCCGGCGCGCCGCCGACGCGATGCCCGGTCACCCCGAAGTGCATCAGCGTCCGGATCACCGACTCCTCGATGCGATACACGTACTCCTTGACGTAGTAGCCTGCGCGCCGCAGGTCGATCAGCGGATAGGCCACCACCTGCCCCGGCCCGTGGTAGGTTACCTGTCCGCCGCGGTCTGTCTGCACCACGGGGATCTCGCCGGGGTTCAGCACATGGTCGGCCTTGCCGGCCAGGCCTTGCGTGTAGACCGGCGCGTGCTCGCAGACCCACAGCAGGTCGCCCGATTCAGGCGTGCGCCCCTGCGTGAGGCGCTGCATCGCCGCGTAGGTGGGCGCATAGTCGACCTGGCCCAGCCAGTCGACCTCGAGCGTCACAGCACCACCTTGACCATCGGGTGCGCGGTCAGCGCGCGGTAGATTTCGTCCAGTTGCTCGCGGCTGGTGGCGGTCACGGTAATAGTCACGCCGAGGTAGTTGCCGGCCTTGCTGTTGCGCAGCTCGACGGTGGCGGCGTCGAAGCTCGGGTCGAACTGCTCGGCGATCCGTGTGATCGCGTGCACGAAGCCGTCGGCCTTGGCGC
Above is a window of Variovorax sp. RA8 DNA encoding:
- a CDS encoding sensor histidine kinase, translating into MNRRPHSPRHWRSRWRHSLRLRLITVFVLLAMAMAAVFLGGMQRAFSNGWREAAQPLVGDYMDRLVAELGTPPDVARAQALVTRLPISIRIEGPAVNWDSHPQRRWRNFGPGRGDWLTRSTADGHRISFGLGTLPWQREPHGIGWITLALLLALIAIAYAYVRRLLRPLDDIRDGAERFGRGAFDQPIPLRRRDELGDLAQRINTMAHDIQGMLDAKRALLLALSHELRSPLTRARLNAELLPATPEGETERAALLRDLAEMRDLISDLLESERLASPHVALQREPVDLAALVHDVVAEHPEGGRVVLDIAEGLPAVAVDRLRIRVLVRNLLENALRYGVDASQPPRIALRAAGQGGIALEVRDFGPGVDAAQLEHLTEPFYRTDSARQRATGGVGLGMYLCRLVAEAHGGTLTVRNAQPGLAVSAVLPGA
- a CDS encoding NADP-dependent oxidoreductase encodes the protein MSSTLSNRQVRLAKRPEGAATRDNWQFTTEPVGEPAEGGVLVKTLSLSLDPAMRGWMNEGKSYIPPVEIGAVMRAGGVGRVIASRNPAFAVGDTVYGTLGVQEYILIPQEEVKRAGLTKIDLRAGSITQWLNVLGMPGMTGYFGLMDIGQPKPGETVVVSGAAGAVGQTVGQLAKIKGCRAVGIAGGPEKCDWVVKELGFDACIDYKAGPSAVRDGLKAHCPKGIDIYFDNVGGEILDAALARLARGARIIICGAISQYNNANSAPAQGPKNYLSLLVNRARMQGMVVFDYADRYHVAVAELATYLKDGRMKSREDVVEGIDTFPEALARLFTGQNFGKLVLQVAKD
- a CDS encoding class-II fumarase/aspartase family protein — protein: MSSTSIPMASTVVDSILFRDAFGTAKMRALFSDRALIQRYIDVEVALAKAEARVGVIPREAAETIARESTIARIDFDHMREETDIVGYPILPLVHQLVAMCGEAGRYVHWGATTQDIMDSAVALQVRDALDGIDADIRELRAILAGLAKKYRDTPMAGRTHLQQALPVTFGYKAAIWLAMFDRHQQRLAELRPRVAVVEFAGAAGTLASLGDKGFEVQQAMAEELGLGVPATTWHVARDGFAEAVNLLALVTGSLGKIALDIMIMASTEFAEVYEPFVKGRGASSTMPQKRNPISSELMLAASKAVRQHAGLMVDAMVQDFERATGPWHAEWIAIPESFILTAGALHQAKFALGGLIVDTERMKHNLGISRGLIVAEAVMMGLAPHTGRQQAHDLVYDACRRVNEQGGTLGEALAALPEVTRHLDRAAIDRLTDPANYLGLAPQMVDRALALSAKAQH
- a CDS encoding AraC family transcriptional regulator encodes the protein MPSHDTTPLPSHALSLRRYGASRGSHVHEHFQVLVGMDGVLELEVEGRGRRVGAGEGWVVTPGERHDFESRTGSRCLVLDTTQDLWAQCAGRTPMAPQLLSLARFLALCVTQASPPAAALHHAPALLLEAWGPQVPNGRRRAIDWPALAAWAQARWHQPLSVADLAAVACLSPSQFAQRCRDEQGMGAMQWLRSQRLLQARQLRMGGMSVAEAARRTGYRSPSALTAALRRN
- a CDS encoding DMT family transporter; the protein is MSAATLYALAAIALWGTLASLGTSLSHLPPFLLTGLALMIGSVMSWPVVLRNRQAWAVPARTLALGIYGLFGFHFLLFIALRHAPPVEANLVNYLWPLFMVVLAPALLPGLSLRPLHLVAALLGFAGAAIAILGARNAGPATTVASYWGFLPALGSAFIWASYSLWTKRVAAFPTAAIGLFGLVSGVLALVCHALLEPQASLSARDWLLVALCGLGPLGAAFFLWDMALKRGDARQIGILSYITPLASTALLMVVTQRPLSWTIALAAFLILSAAVMGSRVRAR
- a CDS encoding tripartite tricarboxylate transporter substrate binding protein BugD — encoded protein: MRFIKTLLCTFAAAAAVGAAQAQAYPTKPITWIVPFAAGGPTDALARSIAERVARELGQPIVIDNSAGAGGTIGAAKAARATPDGYTMLVGHMGYMGAAPALYKKLSYDPVKDFEPVFRFPDTPLVLMVRKEHPAKDIQGLIDFGKKNPDKLFISNAGVGSSSHLIAALVASAANIKVTLVPYKGAGPALVDVIGGQVDGIFDQTNTALPQITESKVRALAVTSKVRLPQLKDVPTMAETVLPGFEASTWYGIYAPKGTPKAALEKVQQAYLKAMTDKAFTDKMASQAIQMLPAEQYTGAALGKHTEAEVARWKAVAAKTHISLD
- a CDS encoding GntR family transcriptional regulator, which produces MIKPRFSDIALHLKEGITSGHYPVGTLLPTELELRDHYKTSRHTVRAALQELQQLGLVSRRKNVGTRVESATPQVGFQQSLASVEDVVQFGATHVRVVREVETLQAKGALARLLGCAEGTAWLRISSLRMDEEQLGLPICWTDLYMDPAYTELVELVRDSPETLVSTLIEQRYGRRVVEIVQQLQAVEVPAAMARQLGVDTGSAAMQVVRRYLDAEGDTIDVTVTLHPADRFSLTMRLQRSAG